A single genomic interval of Spinacia oleracea cultivar Varoflay chromosome 6, BTI_SOV_V1, whole genome shotgun sequence harbors:
- the LOC130463151 gene encoding uncharacterized protein, which produces MYSLSPPCYSLSSFKAVEVPFVLLLLSNFAAKVKMGKRNAPLPKEKKTEEDVVKGNGVSTRAGARTRTTACGLKAVEGSSSGKKRKFYDAETSGEEEPRTESNDDEDVVSIHNLTTTIRPKLSVGAQVKKSETVVSTRLRKGMHENDRIEVFSKLVSLLDDSRRDLVRKMGFGALLTVKLRNLSPEFAYWLVTRVDGANGVFYGGGDMEFNLDPIQFNCVLGLPMGTQPVPSLNGNLDTRHRNIADHIVQMYGDSGGVSVQKAWEFAVGMRDGQGKAVATIVPIVTREEEFEFRIAFMIVILELVLCPSTDGFTLAGRLLPAASVAPESNSYDWCTFCLEWLKIWCKMFAHQFDQHGVVSGLGGCSLFLTVFYLDHLNVVPRQWYVMPRVAVWSQSDVDALIEADKKAGGDYGRTQVRWNTKNFCCVSSDSAV; this is translated from the exons AtgtactctctctctcctccttgttattctctctcctccttcaaaGCAGTCGAGGTTCCATTTGTGCTCCTCCTTCTATCCAATTTCGCGGCGAAAGT GAAAATGGGTAAACGTAATGCTCCACTTCCAAAGGagaaaaaaacagaggaagacGTTGTTAAGGGAAATGGCGTGTCTACAAGGGCAGGAGCACGAACG AGAACAACTGCATGTGGACTAAAGGCAGTGGAAGGTTCTTCCAGTGGAAAGAAGAGAAAATTCTATGATGCGGAGACTAGTGGAGAGGAGGAGCCACGTACAGAGAGCAACGATGACGAGGACGTCGTTAGTATTCATAACTTAACCACTACTATTAGACCGAAG TTGAGTGTAGGTGCTCAGGTGAAGAAATCGGAGACTGTTGTGTCCACCAGGCTGAGGAAAGGCATGCATGAGAATGATAGGATTGAGGTGTTTTCAAAGTTGGTGTCACTGTTGGATGACAGTCGAAGGGATTTAGTTAGAAAAATGGGGTTTGGAGCCCTCCTCACCGTGAAACTGCGCAACCTGTCCCCGGAATTTGCCTACTGGTTAGTGACCAGGGTAGATGGTGCTAATGGGGTGTTTTATGGTGGGGGCGATATGGAATTCAACCTGGATCCCATCCAATTTAACTGTGTTTTGGGGCTGCCTATGGGTACTCAGCCTGTACCATCTCTTAATGGAAACCTAGACACACGCCATAGGAATATAGCAGACCATATTGTTCAGATGTATGGGGATAGTGGTGGGGTTTCTGTTCAGAAAGCTTGGGAATTTGCAGTTGGGATGAGGGATGGACAGGGTAAGGCGGTGGCTACTATTGTCCCAATTGTAACAAGAGAGGAGGAATTTGAATTTAGAATAGCCTTTATGATTGTTATACTGGAGCTGGTGTTGTGCCCAAGCACAGACGGGTTTACCTTGGCGGGAAGGTTGTTACCTGCCGCATCGGTAGCACCGGAGTCAAATTCATATGATTGGTGCACGTTCTGTTTAGAGTGGCTAAAGATATGGTGCAAAATGTTTGCACATCAGTTTGATCAGCATGGAGTTGTTTCTGGATTGGGGGGCTGCAGCCTATTTTTGACG GTGTTCTACCTGGACCACCTGAATGTTGTTCCTAGGCAATGGTATGTTATGCCGAGGGTGGCTGTGTGGTCCCAATCTGATGTGGATGCCCTGATAGAGGCAGACAAGAAAGCTGGAGGTGACTATGGAAGAACTCAGGTGAGATGGAATACCAAAAATTTCTGTTGTGTTAGTAGTGATTCAGCAGTATAA
- the LOC130463152 gene encoding uncharacterized protein, which translates to MKLDLSRIVGVREQDSGLKDTQSGGTSGGSVGGVAVCPALGGTQTMRPTTIPTATAQQFGGPSPVGFAPAFGSARGFGTRGFGFPPPSTSVSPVLTEVQSPAQKPVITTEILKGVSPLRSSRKSRTDMEKELVAFIKECQGNSKDEGPELIEFDGLCLSKYQMYRMVAMDEYAGIEYVKVASKMYTSRWKAELGAGRGRSVMLEPSFGVSFQTYFSSMLS; encoded by the exons ATGAAACTTGATTTGTCAAGAATAGTAGGGGTGAGGGAACAAGATAGTGGGTTGAAGGACACTCAAAGTGGAGGTACAAGTGGTGGTAGTGTGGGTGGTGTGGCTGTTTGCCCTGCTCTCGGAGGTACGCAGACAATGAGGCCGACCACAATCCCTACGGCCACTGCACAGCAGTTTGGAGGTCCGTCGCCGGTGGGTTTTGCACCGGCCTTTGGTTCAGCTCGGGGTTTTGGCACCCGAGGCTTTGGGTTCCCTCCTCCTTCCACTTCAGTCTCTCCAGTTTTG ACTGAAGTACAATCTCCTGCTCAGAAGCCG GTAATCACCACTGAAATTTTAAAGGGAGTTTCACCTCTTAGGAGCTCCCGGAAGAGTCGTACTGATATGGAGAAGGAATTGGTTGCTTTCATCAAGGAGTGCCAGGGAAATAGCAA GGATGAAGGACCAGAGTTGATTGAGTTCGATGGTTTATGTCTAAGCAAATATCAGATGTATCGAATGGTAGCAATGGATGAGTATGCGGGGATAGAATACGTCAAAGTGGCTAGTAAGATGTATACTAGCAGGTGGAAGGCAGAATTGGGTGCCGGTAGAGGACGAAGTGTAATGCTTGAACCTAGTTTCGGGGTTAGTTTTCAGACGTATTTCTCATCTATGTTATCATGA